A genomic window from Terriglobia bacterium includes:
- a CDS encoding Ig-like domain repeat protein → MRTTQRASKMGILPLLLLAAASTLWSQTPGQNVNMVSGTKWPGGDPFLQRQNEPSLAVSTRNPIHLLAGANDYRSVDIPNPNSSDERGDAWLGVFKSLDGGATWGSTLLPGYPQDQSAIGLASPLHGYSTAADPVVRAGTNGLFYYSGIAFNRGTNLGQIFVARFMDLNNLEGGDASQSLDPIRYIGVVPIDTGTSGQFLDKPWIAVDVPRGTATCTVQVPQGGTTVTQKIPAGNIYVVWSRFTGSTSTKIMFSKSVDCGATWSTPSKLSESNSVNQGTTMAIDPGTGNIYVAWRRFLTSSQPDAIVGVVSTNFGKSFSKSLDIASLPAFDPNNLTAPSFFDQESSGASFRTHSFPTIGVDGFGTVYLAWSQRGFGLSANLTPTADARIVMTTSPNGSNWSKPFPIDNGPLMEGGLPLLSDSGQTLNRGHQVMPQITLAGGKLFVLYYDLREDHTISRYSPNSPFSPAPGTGNFYQEDRVAKGELPSSPDQVFTPFLSDQGLTARRHTIDLVIAQAVTGASPLVFSTARVSRYDFGLRNDSNDIPGYLQQLQVDPPNFKLFAQGTLAFLGDYIDLAGLPFLPSSTAPGGWRFNTLPSDPNVVYASWTSNQDVRPPADGDWTHYTPVGGGGPSVTGSGTTPSCISGQEGMRNQNIYSSRITQGLLVSVPQNSKPLSTTLQRSFILLAQNSTNLDKTFRLTITNQPPGGRASFNPVPNQPIPSPLPALTSSDTGFDVKIAAHAGIARPIFALSSSPTASITVTVAEITGLGGTLVSNGLTGYAVLNADPLAPALINPDGNTAGDISKIEIYNPNISNPNISNPNISNPNISNPNISNPNISNPNISNPNISNPDIANLNVSDPNISNPNISNPNISNPNISNPNISNSPISDATYTVSNSGNTTASYGVKLVGNSPAGTNLQLVVTKGYQTPVGLGCQLMQQTQIIPVANVDTAVTNDLATTNLADPTLTNPEIGNATLTLAPGESALVTVRSPVDTTTMQTIPTILAPVVTAQAANTDSNTPKFAMPPLITLGTLPNGIVGVPYQATLQATGGTAPYTWSIQLGSLPLGLALDSTTGAVSGTPTSAGVATFTVQAVDASSPPRSATRAVTLTVNKGGTVTTITSVTPNPSLIGQAVTVSFSVTVLPPGSGTPTPGGTVTISDGAGASCTATLPLTSCSLNPTVIGAGNMTATYSGDGNYTGSSGLAAFKVKANTTTMIVSISPNPVVVGQPTTVTFSVTVVAPGTGTPTGTVTASDGAGASCTATLPATSCSLTSTAIGSHTLTATYSGDSNFAGSSGTSTVQLTVTYAFTGFLSPLSVAGTFSSPTYSGTANLGSAVPIKWQLRDGNGNYVSSLSSLNSMQAIFNTACAGVPTGQIYVLYAPTLGATGNSTFRYDTTNNQFIFNWDTSNVTPAGCYTIVVQLSDQSPLKATTIQLH, encoded by the coding sequence ATGCGCACTACCCAACGAGCCTCGAAAATGGGCATCCTTCCCCTCTTGCTGCTCGCCGCAGCATCCACGCTGTGGAGCCAAACGCCCGGGCAGAACGTGAACATGGTTTCCGGAACGAAGTGGCCCGGGGGTGATCCTTTCCTGCAGCGGCAGAATGAGCCCTCACTGGCAGTTTCCACGCGCAATCCGATCCATCTCCTGGCCGGCGCAAATGATTATCGCTCGGTGGACATTCCCAACCCCAACTCATCGGATGAGCGGGGCGATGCCTGGCTGGGTGTATTTAAATCATTGGATGGCGGAGCGACATGGGGGAGCACCCTTCTTCCCGGCTATCCGCAAGACCAGTCGGCCATTGGGCTCGCTTCGCCTCTGCATGGCTATTCGACCGCCGCGGATCCCGTTGTCCGCGCCGGAACCAACGGGCTCTTCTATTACAGCGGAATCGCTTTCAATCGCGGCACCAACCTGGGACAAATCTTTGTCGCTCGCTTCATGGACCTCAACAACCTGGAAGGTGGAGACGCAAGCCAGAGCTTGGATCCTATCCGCTATATCGGTGTGGTGCCCATTGATACAGGCACGTCGGGACAGTTCCTGGATAAGCCGTGGATCGCCGTGGACGTCCCGCGCGGAACTGCCACTTGCACCGTTCAGGTCCCACAGGGCGGCACGACCGTAACGCAGAAGATTCCGGCTGGAAATATCTACGTCGTCTGGAGCCGTTTCACCGGCAGCACCAGCACAAAGATCATGTTTTCGAAGTCCGTGGATTGCGGAGCGACATGGAGCACGCCATCTAAATTGAGCGAGAGCAATTCTGTTAATCAGGGAACCACGATGGCCATTGACCCTGGCACAGGGAACATCTATGTCGCCTGGCGCCGGTTCTTAACCAGCAGCCAGCCCGACGCCATCGTCGGGGTCGTCTCCACGAATTTCGGAAAGTCCTTCTCCAAATCTCTGGATATCGCCAGCCTTCCTGCCTTTGACCCCAACAATCTCACCGCTCCCTCCTTTTTCGATCAGGAATCTTCGGGCGCCTCCTTTCGCACCCATTCCTTTCCCACCATCGGGGTGGATGGTTTCGGCACGGTTTATCTGGCCTGGTCGCAACGCGGATTCGGTCTTTCCGCGAATCTGACCCCCACCGCAGACGCGCGCATCGTCATGACCACCTCTCCGAACGGCTCGAATTGGTCCAAGCCATTCCCCATAGATAATGGCCCGTTAATGGAAGGCGGCCTGCCCCTCCTCAGCGACTCCGGACAAACGCTCAACCGCGGGCACCAGGTGATGCCCCAAATCACGCTCGCAGGCGGAAAACTGTTCGTTCTTTACTACGACCTTCGCGAGGATCACACCATCAGCCGCTATTCCCCTAATTCTCCCTTCTCTCCCGCCCCCGGCACAGGCAATTTCTATCAGGAGGACCGGGTCGCCAAGGGTGAACTGCCCTCCAGCCCGGATCAGGTCTTCACTCCATTCCTCTCCGACCAGGGATTGACCGCCCGAAGGCATACCATCGATCTGGTGATCGCCCAGGCCGTGACTGGCGCATCTCCCCTCGTTTTCTCCACCGCCCGGGTCTCCCGCTACGATTTCGGGCTGCGCAATGATTCCAACGATATCCCCGGGTATTTGCAGCAATTGCAGGTGGATCCTCCCAACTTCAAATTGTTCGCGCAGGGCACGCTCGCCTTCCTGGGTGACTATATTGACCTCGCGGGACTGCCTTTCCTCCCTTCCAGCACGGCGCCGGGCGGCTGGAGGTTCAACACCCTGCCCTCGGATCCGAATGTCGTCTATGCAAGTTGGACCAGCAACCAGGATGTCCGTCCCCCGGCCGATGGGGACTGGACACACTACACTCCCGTGGGCGGAGGAGGTCCCAGTGTCACTGGCTCCGGGACGACACCTTCCTGCATCTCCGGTCAGGAGGGCATGCGCAATCAGAATATCTATAGCAGCCGCATCACCCAGGGCCTGCTCGTGAGCGTTCCGCAAAACTCCAAGCCTCTCAGCACTACGCTGCAACGCTCCTTCATCCTTCTCGCGCAAAACTCCACGAATCTCGACAAGACGTTCCGCCTCACAATCACCAATCAGCCCCCGGGAGGACGCGCCTCGTTCAACCCTGTCCCCAATCAGCCGATTCCTTCTCCGCTGCCTGCGCTGACCTCGAGCGATACTGGCTTCGACGTCAAAATCGCTGCGCATGCGGGAATCGCCCGTCCCATTTTTGCGCTCTCAAGCAGCCCCACCGCCTCCATCACCGTCACTGTGGCGGAAATCACCGGCCTCGGTGGCACCCTGGTGAGCAATGGACTCACCGGCTATGCGGTCCTGAATGCGGACCCTCTTGCGCCCGCGCTCATCAATCCCGACGGAAACACGGCGGGCGATATCTCAAAGATTGAAATCTATAATCCCAACATCTCCAATCCCAATATCTCGAACCCGAATATCTCGAACCCGAACATTTCCAATCCCAACATTTCTAATCCCAACATTTCCAATCCGAACATCTCCAATCCCAATATCTCCAATCCGGACATCGCGAACCTCAACGTCTCCGATCCCAACATCTCCAATCCCAACATCTCCAATCCCAACATTTCCAACCCCAATATCTCCAATCCCAACATCTCCAACAGTCCGATTTCCGACGCCACCTATACCGTGAGCAATTCCGGAAATACGACCGCCTCCTACGGCGTGAAACTGGTCGGCAATAGCCCGGCTGGCACCAATTTGCAGTTGGTGGTCACGAAGGGCTACCAGACCCCCGTCGGTCTCGGCTGCCAGTTGATGCAGCAGACTCAAATCATTCCGGTGGCCAATGTGGACACTGCCGTCACCAACGATCTCGCCACAACCAATCTGGCTGACCCAACGCTCACTAATCCGGAAATTGGCAATGCAACCCTCACCCTGGCCCCCGGCGAATCCGCCTTGGTCACGGTGCGCAGCCCGGTGGACACCACCACCATGCAGACCATCCCCACGATTCTCGCCCCCGTGGTTACCGCCCAAGCGGCCAACACCGATTCCAACACGCCGAAATTTGCCATGCCGCCCCTCATCACACTGGGAACGCTTCCCAACGGTATCGTAGGGGTTCCCTACCAGGCGACCCTGCAGGCTACAGGAGGAACCGCACCCTATACTTGGTCGATTCAATTGGGCTCCCTGCCGCTGGGACTGGCGCTCGACTCCACGACCGGAGCCGTCAGCGGCACGCCTACCTCCGCCGGCGTAGCGACGTTCACTGTGCAAGCGGTTGACGCCAGCTCTCCACCCCGCTCTGCCACCCGCGCGGTGACCCTGACTGTAAACAAGGGCGGCACAGTGACGACGATCACCTCCGTCACGCCCAACCCATCCCTGATCGGCCAGGCTGTTACTGTCTCCTTCAGCGTCACTGTGCTGCCGCCCGGCAGCGGCACGCCAACCCCGGGCGGTACCGTAACCATCAGCGATGGCGCAGGCGCCTCCTGCACCGCTACCCTGCCTCTGACGAGCTGCTCGCTGAACCCCACCGTCATCGGCGCGGGAAACATGACGGCAACCTACTCCGGTGACGGAAACTATACCGGCAGTTCGGGACTCGCTGCCTTTAAAGTGAAGGCCAACACGACAACCATGATTGTCTCGATTTCGCCCAATCCCGTAGTGGTCGGCCAGCCCACCACGGTCACGTTCAGCGTCACCGTGGTCGCACCTGGCACGGGCACCCCCACCGGGACCGTTACGGCCAGCGATGGCGCGGGTGCCTCCTGTACCGCCACTCTGCCGGCAACCAGCTGCTCCCTGACCTCAACAGCGATCGGCTCGCATACGCTCACGGCCACCTATTCCGGCGATTCCAATTTCGCCGGGAGTTCTGGAACTTCGACGGTCCAGCTGACCGTGACCTATGCTTTCACCGGATTCCTCAGTCCGCTCTCCGTGGCTGGGACTTTCTCTTCACCAACCTATTCCGGCACGGCCAACCTCGGCAGTGCCGTCCCCATCAAATGGCAACTGCGCGACGGCAACGGAAACTATGTCAGCAGCCTCAGCTCGCTGAATTCCATGCAGGCGATCTTCAACACCGCGTGCGCGGGCGTGCCCACTGGGCAGATCTATGTGCTCTATGCGCCCACATTGGGCGCCACCGGCAACAGCACGTTCCGCTACGATACGACCAACAACCAGTTTATTTTTAACTGGGATACGTCGAACGTCACACCGGCTGGCTGTTACACCATCGTGGTGCAACTCAGCGATCAGAGTCCGCTGAAGGCCACCACCATCCAGCTTCACTGA
- a CDS encoding winged helix-turn-helix domain-containing protein — protein MTSETPTRVAYTFGPYHLDAKDRVLKKAGDRIPLTPKAAETLLVLVENAGHVVVKETLLQRVWPDTFVEESTLAQNILTLRKALGKQATGQDYIGTVPKRGYRFDAPVVHEPLAPSPHIPVQATPAMPRSVPRRFSWVAAAAVVVLLAGSLAVSLRRRSPPPAPVTAMPSAEKRARLAVLPFVNLSGDPAQDYLSDGFSEEMITQIGQLNPERLTVIARTSAMLYRGTKKDSHQIGEELGVDYLLDGSVRREGKRIRVSAQLIRVSDQSTLWAANYDRDLRNILELQSQVARSIAGEIAVKIAPEKAVRLESVGSVDPEAYELYLEGRHFWSRRTPEGIEKAIHLLRQAIARDPGWARAHAALADCFAVQFIYSSVSARELLGQARAEAQHALDLDPTLAEAHATLAYTYFYGWDFPAAEKEFQKSFEDNPRYATAHQWYGEFLRQMGRQDEAIQESKRALELDPLSPIINVEAALPYYYRGEYEKAAEQLRHTVELDPYFASAHGHLAMVYEQQGRFAEALQEVQAAQTLGDAPWIDVEQGIILARMGRKAEAQNILKKMLQSPRQFAFDSASIAVLQIALGQREKAVVTLERAYREHMWQLTGLKVDPRLRAVLGDPRIQQILRGIGFPS, from the coding sequence GTGACCTCAGAAACTCCAACGCGCGTCGCCTACACTTTCGGCCCTTATCATCTGGATGCAAAAGACCGCGTATTAAAGAAAGCCGGAGACAGAATTCCGTTAACGCCCAAAGCTGCGGAAACTCTCCTCGTCCTCGTGGAGAACGCCGGCCATGTCGTGGTTAAAGAAACTCTGCTCCAGCGCGTGTGGCCGGATACTTTTGTCGAGGAGTCCACGCTGGCGCAGAATATCCTGACGCTGCGCAAAGCGCTGGGCAAACAGGCCACGGGGCAGGACTACATCGGAACGGTTCCAAAGCGCGGCTACCGGTTTGATGCCCCGGTCGTGCACGAGCCACTGGCTCCCTCTCCCCACATTCCGGTGCAGGCCACGCCGGCCATGCCACGCTCCGTCCCGAGACGATTCTCCTGGGTGGCTGCTGCCGCCGTCGTGGTGCTTCTTGCGGGATCGCTGGCCGTAAGCCTGCGCCGCAGGAGCCCACCCCCTGCGCCAGTGACAGCCATGCCCTCCGCAGAGAAGCGCGCCCGGCTGGCCGTACTTCCCTTCGTGAACCTCAGCGGAGATCCCGCGCAGGACTATCTCAGCGACGGTTTCAGCGAGGAGATGATCACGCAGATCGGACAGCTCAACCCGGAGCGGCTCACAGTTATTGCCCGCACCTCCGCAATGCTCTATCGCGGCACGAAGAAGGACAGTCACCAGATCGGGGAAGAGCTCGGCGTGGATTACCTGCTGGACGGAAGTGTGCGCCGCGAGGGCAAGCGCATCCGCGTATCGGCGCAGCTGATCCGTGTGAGCGATCAGAGCACTCTTTGGGCCGCGAATTACGACCGGGATTTGCGCAACATCTTGGAGTTGCAGAGTCAGGTGGCGCGGTCCATTGCCGGAGAAATCGCGGTGAAGATTGCGCCGGAAAAAGCAGTTCGGCTGGAAAGCGTTGGCTCCGTGGATCCGGAGGCCTATGAACTCTATCTCGAAGGGCGACACTTCTGGAGCCGGAGGACGCCCGAAGGGATAGAGAAGGCAATCCATCTCCTGCGGCAGGCCATTGCGCGCGACCCTGGCTGGGCGCGGGCCCATGCGGCCTTGGCGGACTGCTTCGCCGTGCAATTCATTTATAGTTCCGTTTCCGCGCGGGAGCTGCTCGGCCAGGCGCGCGCGGAGGCGCAGCACGCGCTGGACCTGGACCCGACGCTGGCCGAAGCCCATGCCACGCTGGCTTATACGTATTTCTATGGTTGGGACTTCCCCGCCGCGGAAAAGGAGTTCCAGAAGAGTTTCGAGGACAATCCCAGATATGCGACGGCGCATCAATGGTACGGGGAATTCCTCCGGCAAATGGGACGCCAGGACGAAGCAATTCAGGAGTCGAAGCGTGCACTCGAGCTGGACCCGCTCTCCCCAATTATCAATGTAGAGGCGGCACTCCCCTATTATTACCGCGGAGAGTACGAAAAAGCCGCCGAACAGCTCCGGCACACTGTGGAGCTGGATCCCTACTTTGCGTCAGCGCATGGCCATCTGGCCATGGTCTACGAACAGCAGGGCCGCTTCGCGGAGGCCCTTCAGGAAGTGCAAGCCGCCCAAACTCTGGGAGACGCGCCGTGGATTGACGTCGAGCAGGGCATCATCCTTGCCCGCATGGGCCGGAAGGCGGAAGCGCAGAACATTCTGAAAAAGATGCTCCAATCGCCGCGGCAATTCGCTTTTGACAGCGCCAGCATCGCCGTGCTCCAAATTGCGCTCGGCCAGCGCGAGAAGGCTGTGGTGACCCTGGAGCGCGCCTACCGGGAACACATGTGGCAACTGACCGGACTGAAGGTGGACCCGCGACTCCGGGCAGTGCTAGGCGACCCCCGGATTCAGCAGATTCTGCGCGGGATCGGCTTTCCTTCCTGA
- a CDS encoding DNA translocase FtsK encodes MRFLTPTENKRLNELIGFLCITLGVLLALALISYSPRDASFNVSASAPGESPARNWIGLAGSYSADLLFQLLGFAAFLLPVALGTLGWRWFRSHEVNSQTAKLLGYGLLLLSLPSLLALWHLPGVRGAVPAGGLTGTLVANGLRAGFNAVGAHLVALALFLTALFMTTRFSFSGAHAWVNGPTGPVGAVERLGVIQKAQAKWRSWREARQQEFMRRRVEAMRSAGRPPVTQPGGSVAALLKDAHKTIHLADEEEETEEADEESAAAEKEERLAPILFLHDEKPKPAAARKGGAEPKIARGSATYKLPSPTLLQPGERNELLDEAELKERARAIELKCEEFDIKGHVTQINPGPVVTTFEFKPEAGIKVSRITGLADDLCLALQAESILIERIPGKSTIGIEVPNVNRQTIALREVIESPEFVNSPSRLTLAMGRDLHGRIRVSDLAQMPHLLIAGSTGTGKSVFINSLLMSILYKSTPDEVKLVLVDPKRLELSLYEKIPHLLAPVVTDPKVASNVLRNATKEMEKRLTLLAERGVRNIDQYNRQFQKGQSLSLFDTNEESQHKPLPYILIVIDELADLMMVDTNNVEESITRLAQMARAVGIHLLLATQRPSVDVITGLIKANFPARISFRVASKVDSRTILDANGSESLLGRGDMLYLPAGSSRLHRIHGPYVREEEIAAVCDFWRTQAEAKYNEQLLEAPKEEGEASGEAGEDGDGGEAVDDALYQDAVRVVCEMGRASTSTLQRRLRIGYGRAARLIDLMEKDGIVGPPDGTRPREVLKSRGWMKEFDDSMQ; translated from the coding sequence GTGCGCTTTCTGACACCCACGGAAAATAAGCGGCTCAATGAGTTGATCGGCTTTTTGTGCATAACGCTGGGCGTGTTGCTGGCCCTGGCGTTAATTTCCTATTCCCCGCGCGACGCTTCATTCAACGTGTCTGCGTCCGCGCCGGGAGAAAGCCCGGCGCGCAATTGGATCGGGTTGGCGGGCTCCTATAGCGCGGACCTACTCTTCCAGTTATTGGGGTTCGCGGCGTTTCTGCTGCCGGTGGCGCTGGGCACGCTGGGCTGGCGGTGGTTCCGCAGCCACGAGGTGAATTCGCAGACGGCCAAGCTGCTGGGCTACGGCCTGCTGCTGCTTTCCCTGCCCTCGCTGCTGGCGCTCTGGCATCTGCCGGGAGTGCGCGGTGCGGTGCCCGCAGGGGGGCTGACGGGCACGCTGGTGGCCAACGGTCTGCGCGCCGGGTTCAACGCCGTAGGCGCCCATCTGGTGGCGCTGGCGCTGTTCCTCACGGCGCTGTTCATGACTACGCGCTTTTCTTTTTCCGGAGCCCACGCCTGGGTGAACGGCCCCACGGGCCCCGTGGGCGCCGTCGAGCGGCTCGGCGTGATTCAGAAGGCCCAGGCGAAGTGGCGGAGCTGGCGCGAGGCGCGCCAACAGGAATTCATGCGCCGGCGCGTGGAGGCGATGCGGTCCGCGGGGCGGCCGCCGGTTACGCAGCCTGGCGGGAGCGTGGCCGCACTGCTCAAGGACGCGCACAAAACGATCCATTTGGCCGACGAAGAGGAAGAGACCGAAGAAGCCGACGAGGAATCGGCGGCCGCGGAGAAAGAAGAGCGGCTCGCGCCGATCCTGTTCCTGCATGACGAGAAGCCCAAACCAGCGGCGGCGCGCAAGGGCGGCGCCGAACCCAAGATCGCCCGCGGCAGTGCCACCTACAAGCTGCCCTCGCCCACGCTGCTGCAGCCGGGCGAGCGCAACGAGTTGCTGGACGAAGCCGAGCTGAAGGAACGTGCACGGGCCATCGAACTGAAGTGCGAAGAGTTCGACATCAAGGGCCACGTGACGCAGATCAACCCCGGGCCCGTCGTCACCACGTTCGAATTCAAGCCCGAGGCGGGCATCAAGGTGAGCCGCATCACCGGCCTCGCGGATGACCTGTGCCTGGCGCTGCAGGCGGAATCGATCCTGATCGAGCGCATTCCCGGCAAGTCCACGATCGGTATCGAAGTGCCCAACGTCAACCGCCAGACGATCGCCCTGCGCGAGGTTATCGAGTCGCCGGAGTTCGTCAATTCGCCGAGCCGGCTGACGCTGGCCATGGGCCGCGACCTGCACGGGCGCATTCGCGTGAGCGACCTGGCGCAGATGCCGCATCTGCTGATCGCGGGGTCGACCGGCACGGGCAAGAGCGTGTTCATCAACTCGCTGTTGATGTCCATTCTCTACAAGTCCACCCCGGACGAGGTAAAGCTGGTCCTGGTAGATCCCAAGCGGCTGGAACTGAGTCTCTACGAGAAGATCCCGCACCTGCTGGCGCCGGTGGTGACCGACCCGAAGGTCGCTTCGAATGTGCTGCGCAACGCCACGAAAGAGATGGAAAAGCGGCTGACACTTTTGGCCGAGCGCGGCGTGCGCAACATCGACCAGTACAACCGCCAGTTCCAGAAGGGGCAGTCGCTCTCCCTCTTCGACACCAACGAGGAGAGCCAGCACAAGCCGCTGCCCTACATCCTGATCGTGATCGACGAGCTGGCCGACCTGATGATGGTGGACACCAACAACGTGGAAGAGTCCATCACGCGCCTGGCGCAGATGGCCCGCGCCGTGGGCATCCACCTGTTGCTGGCGACGCAGCGGCCATCGGTGGACGTTATCACCGGCCTGATCAAAGCCAACTTCCCTGCCCGCATCTCCTTCCGGGTGGCCAGCAAGGTGGACTCGCGGACGATCCTGGATGCCAACGGCTCGGAATCGCTGCTGGGCCGCGGCGATATGCTCTACCTGCCGGCGGGCTCCTCGCGGCTGCACCGCATCCACGGACCCTACGTCCGGGAGGAAGAGATCGCGGCGGTGTGCGATTTCTGGCGCACCCAGGCGGAAGCCAAATACAACGAACAGCTCCTCGAAGCGCCGAAGGAAGAGGGCGAGGCCTCCGGCGAAGCGGGAGAGGACGGCGATGGCGGCGAGGCCGTGGACGACGCGCTGTACCAGGATGCCGTGCGGGTGGTCTGCGAGATGGGCCGCGCCTCGACCTCCACGCTGCAGCGGCGGCTGCGCATCGGCTACGGCCGCGCGGCGCGCCTGATCGACCTGATGGAGAAGGATGGCATCGTGGGCCCGCCGGACGGCACGCGGCCGCGGGAAGTGCTCAAGAGCCGCGGCTGGATGAAAGAGTTCGACGATTCCATGCAGTAG
- a CDS encoding undecaprenyl-diphosphate phosphatase: MNDYLLSLLLGIIEGLTEFLPVSSTAHLRITEALLKISLQSGYWKMYTIVIQLGAILCLPVYFRERIAKFLSTFPKGERGDRTLLTHPLGLTIVAFVVTAIPAFLLTKVIGKHLESLHIMGSSLLLGGIVMWIIDAINARSEAAGPHGSGSRIHTWHMEDMSLRQSIWIGACQILSAVFPGTSRSMSTIGAGQLAGMSRASALEFSFFLSMPTMAAATCYDLLKSLAGKAENPIGVAQIDAHGWIVLAIGFVVSFVVAYGSVAWFMAWVRKHGFAPFAVYRIIVGAAVLVWASRLAG, from the coding sequence TTGAACGATTATCTGCTGTCCCTGCTCTTGGGAATTATCGAAGGACTGACCGAATTCCTACCCGTCAGCTCGACCGCACACCTGCGCATTACCGAGGCTCTGCTGAAGATCAGCCTGCAGAGCGGTTATTGGAAGATGTACACGATTGTGATTCAACTGGGCGCCATTCTTTGCCTTCCGGTCTATTTCCGGGAGCGCATAGCGAAGTTTCTCTCTACTTTTCCGAAGGGCGAGCGTGGCGACCGCACGCTTTTGACGCATCCTCTGGGCCTCACCATCGTGGCATTTGTGGTTACCGCGATCCCGGCGTTTTTGTTGACCAAGGTGATCGGCAAGCATCTGGAAAGTTTGCACATCATGGGGAGTTCCCTGCTGCTCGGCGGGATCGTCATGTGGATCATTGACGCGATCAACGCCAGGTCCGAAGCGGCCGGGCCGCACGGTTCGGGAAGCCGCATTCACACCTGGCACATGGAAGACATGAGCTTGCGCCAGAGCATCTGGATCGGCGCATGCCAGATTTTGTCGGCGGTGTTTCCAGGGACATCGCGATCGATGTCGACCATCGGGGCCGGACAATTGGCCGGAATGTCACGCGCCTCCGCGCTGGAATTCTCGTTTTTCTTGTCGATGCCTACCATGGCTGCGGCAACCTGCTACGACCTGCTGAAATCGCTCGCCGGGAAAGCGGAGAATCCCATCGGCGTAGCGCAGATTGACGCGCATGGGTGGATTGTCCTGGCGATCGGGTTCGTGGTTTCGTTTGTCGTGGCCTACGGCAGCGTCGCCTGGTTCATGGCCTGGGTGAGAAAGCACGGATTTGCGCCCTTCGCGGTGTACCGCATCATCGTGGGCGCCGCCGTTTTGGTTTGGGCATCGAGATTGGCGGGGTAA
- a CDS encoding GNAT family N-acetyltransferase: MPWHIRPYQPGDFAALYRLDQTCFPPGIAYTKTGLRYFLKLDGAQCLVAEEGKKIAGFLLAEENHPLAHIITLDVEESHRRRGVGSALVKEMETNLAARDVRAILLETAVNNAAAVAFWQRHGYRIEAVLKRYYLGRLDAYEMRKLLPAPPKASPAQVHSKPPQEET; encoded by the coding sequence ATGCCCTGGCATATCCGGCCCTACCAGCCCGGCGACTTCGCGGCTCTCTACCGCCTCGACCAGACCTGCTTCCCGCCGGGGATCGCTTACACGAAGACCGGACTGCGCTATTTCCTGAAGCTGGACGGGGCACAGTGCCTGGTGGCGGAAGAGGGCAAGAAAATCGCGGGCTTCCTGCTGGCGGAAGAGAACCATCCCCTGGCGCACATCATCACCCTGGACGTTGAGGAATCGCACCGGCGGCGCGGGGTGGGCTCGGCGCTCGTGAAAGAGATGGAAACAAATCTGGCGGCCCGCGACGTGCGCGCCATCCTGCTGGAGACCGCGGTGAACAACGCAGCGGCGGTGGCCTTCTGGCAGCGGCACGGTTATCGCATCGAGGCCGTCTTGAAACGCTACTATCTCGGCCGCCTGGACGCTTACGAAATGCGCAAACTCTTGCCTGCTCCACCAAAGGCGAGCCCGGCGCAAGTGCATTCGAAGCCGCCGCAGGAGGAGACGTAG